The proteins below are encoded in one region of Silene latifolia isolate original U9 population chromosome 2, ASM4854445v1, whole genome shotgun sequence:
- the LOC141628019 gene encoding glycine-rich RNA-binding protein 4, mitochondrial-like translates to MALFSQVGSILKQSISQNSASSMLNSVRYITTRPTQLFVVDLPYAIDETSLKEAFSKFGEVKSARVILDPETRMSRGYGFVTFADAESAETALVAMDGKEFHGRSLRVSIFEKRPRIGGYGGRGYQGGGGFGGGGRGSGQSSFKLWRRKKYGLLGGGYGGGGYQEKFKLWRRQ, encoded by the exons ATGGCGCTCTTCAGCCAAGTTGGTAGCATTCTTAAGCAAAGTATCTCTCAGAATTCAGCTTCGTCTATGTTGAATTCTGTTCGCTATATAACCACTCGGCCCACTCAGCTCTTTGTTGTAG ATCTTCCATATGCAATTGATGAGACCTCACTCAAAGAGGCATTTTCTAAATTTGGTGAAGTGAAAAGTG CTAGGGTTATATTAGATCCAGAGACAAGAATGTCAAGGGGATATGGTTTTGTAACATTCGCTGATGCCGAATCTGCTGAAACTGCCTTGGTTGCCATGGATGGCAAG GAGTTCCACGGACGAAGCCTTCGTGTGAGTATATTTGAGAAGCGTCCTCGTATAGGAGGGTATGGCGGTCGCGGTTACCAAGGaggtggtggttttggtggtggtggtcgcgGCAGCGGACAATCGAGTTTCAAGCTCTGGCGGAGGAAGAAATATGGTCTTCTTGGAGGAGGTTATGGCGGCGGCGGTTACCAAGAGAAATTCAAGTTATGGCGGAGGCAATGA
- the LOC141642109 gene encoding glycine-rich RNA-binding protein 2, mitochondrial-like isoform X2 — protein sequence MALFRQAGSILKQTISQNSASSMLNSVRYMSNKLFVGARIIVDRDTGRSRGFGFVDFADDESAKNALAMDGKDLHGRTIRVNFADAKPSAPRGGGYGNAGGYQSGGGGGGYGGGGGGY from the exons ATGGCGCTCTTCAGACAAGCTGGTAGCATTCTTAAGCAAACTATCTCTCAGAATTCAGCATCGTCTATGTTGAATTCTGTTCGCTACATGTCCAATAAGCTCTTTGTTGGAG CTAGGATTATTGTAGATCGAGATACAGGAAGGTCGAGGGGATTTGGTTTTGTAGACTTTGCTGACGATGAATCTGCCAAAAATGCTTTGGCCATGGATGGCAAG GATCTCCATGGACGCACCATTCGCGTGAATTTCGCTGACGCAAAGCCTTCTGCTCCTCGTGGAGGTGGCTATGGCAACGCTGGTGGCTACCAaagtggcggtggtggtggcggctatggtggcggtggtggtggctaTTAA
- the LOC141642109 gene encoding glycine-rich RNA-binding protein 4, mitochondrial-like isoform X1, with the protein MALFRQAGSILKQTISQNSASSMLNSVRYMSNKLFVGGISYSTDEKSLEDAFSSYGVVTSARIIVDRDTGRSRGFGFVDFADDESAKNALAMDGKDLHGRTIRVNFADAKPSAPRGGGYGNAGGYQSGGGGGGYGGGGGGY; encoded by the exons ATGGCGCTCTTCAGACAAGCTGGTAGCATTCTTAAGCAAACTATCTCTCAGAATTCAGCATCGTCTATGTTGAATTCTGTTCGCTACATGTCCAATAAGCTCTTTGTTGGAG GTATTTCATATAGTACTGATGAAAAATCACTCGAAGACGCATTTTCTTCATATGGTGTAGTGACTAGTG CTAGGATTATTGTAGATCGAGATACAGGAAGGTCGAGGGGATTTGGTTTTGTAGACTTTGCTGACGATGAATCTGCCAAAAATGCTTTGGCCATGGATGGCAAG GATCTCCATGGACGCACCATTCGCGTGAATTTCGCTGACGCAAAGCCTTCTGCTCCTCGTGGAGGTGGCTATGGCAACGCTGGTGGCTACCAaagtggcggtggtggtggcggctatggtggcggtggtggtggctaTTAA